One Cellulomonas taurus genomic region harbors:
- a CDS encoding sedoheptulose 7-phosphate cyclase, whose amino-acid sequence MSADHRIEYDVQMIVDVLDAGNDALASRCGARALVVVDHTVEDLYGPRVRAYFEHHAIPVAVIVLPAEEEAKELASVLAVADAMADTGLLRRSEAVVVIGGGVVMDVVGLAANLFRRGVPYVRVPTTLIGLVDAGVGVKTGVNRGTHKNRLGTYFAPTATLVDPSFLSSLPARHVRNGLAEIAKIALVKDPGLVSLLESAAARLPHIDYTLTAIDTHEEILARAIGGMLAELEPNLHETNLERIVDFGHTFSPSLELIADPPLLHGEAVAVDMALCIELSSQRGLLSEFEARRALNLLYRLGLPLTNRMFTPDLLNTALEDTIKHRDGLQRVPLLTGLGRATFVHDLTPQELADAVARTRAARQTIEALEARTALDEQEMLARG is encoded by the coding sequence GTGAGTGCTGACCACCGCATCGAGTACGACGTCCAGATGATCGTGGACGTTCTGGACGCCGGAAACGACGCGCTGGCATCGCGGTGCGGCGCGCGCGCCCTGGTCGTCGTCGACCACACGGTCGAGGACCTGTACGGGCCGCGCGTGCGCGCCTACTTCGAGCACCACGCGATCCCGGTGGCGGTGATCGTCCTCCCGGCGGAGGAGGAGGCGAAGGAGCTCGCCTCGGTGCTCGCCGTCGCCGATGCCATGGCCGACACCGGCCTCCTGCGGCGGTCGGAGGCGGTCGTGGTGATCGGGGGCGGCGTCGTGATGGACGTCGTGGGGCTCGCCGCCAACCTGTTCCGACGGGGGGTGCCCTACGTGCGGGTGCCCACGACCCTGATCGGCCTGGTCGATGCCGGTGTGGGCGTGAAGACCGGAGTGAACCGCGGAACGCACAAGAATCGCCTGGGGACGTACTTTGCGCCGACTGCCACGCTGGTCGATCCCTCGTTCCTGTCCTCGTTGCCCGCGCGACACGTCCGCAACGGCCTCGCGGAGATCGCCAAGATCGCCCTGGTCAAGGACCCCGGGCTCGTCAGCCTGCTCGAGTCCGCCGCGGCCCGGCTCCCGCACATCGACTACACGCTGACGGCGATCGACACGCACGAGGAGATCCTGGCGCGTGCGATCGGGGGCATGCTCGCCGAGCTGGAACCGAACCTGCACGAGACGAACCTCGAACGCATCGTCGACTTCGGCCACACCTTCAGCCCGTCGCTGGAGCTGATCGCCGACCCGCCGCTGCTGCACGGTGAGGCGGTCGCCGTGGACATGGCGCTCTGCATCGAGCTGTCGAGCCAGCGTGGGCTGCTCTCCGAGTTCGAGGCGCGTCGGGCGCTGAACCTGCTGTACCGACTGGGCCTCCCGCTCACCAATCGGATGTTCACCCCCGATCTGCTGAACACGGCGCTGGAGGACACGATCAAGCACCGCGACGGCCTGCAGCGAGTGCCGCTGCTGACCGGCCTCGGACGGGCGACGTTCGTCCACGACCTGACGCCGCAGGAACTCGCCGACGCGGTGGCCAGAACGCGCGCAGCCCGCCAGACCATCGAGGCGCTGGAGGCACGGACCGCTCTCGACGAGCAGGAGATGCTGGCTCGTGGGTGA
- a CDS encoding GTP pyrophosphokinase — MTGLDLPLPGDLSDDERGLVELLRESAVQLLPDGAVLETDDVLSALRALQQEFVRFRLYYKFGIDEVLTKITILREEFEQAHDYSPIEHVRHRLKSMESLMQKVIRTGTDLSIPAIRASIHDIAGIRITCSFVSDAYWVRDMLAQQPDLEVVETKDYIAHPKPNGYRSLHMIVRVPVFLSDRTEHVDVEIQLRTIAMDFWASTEHKLYYKFGREVPAHLMAELTETARLSAELDDRMARLRAEINGLGTDGR; from the coding sequence ATGACCGGCCTCGACCTGCCCCTGCCCGGCGACCTCAGCGACGACGAACGCGGTCTGGTCGAACTCCTCCGGGAGAGCGCCGTGCAGCTGCTCCCCGACGGTGCCGTGCTGGAGACCGACGACGTGCTGAGCGCCTTGCGGGCGTTGCAGCAGGAGTTCGTGCGGTTCCGGCTCTACTACAAGTTCGGCATCGACGAGGTGCTCACCAAGATCACCATCCTGCGCGAGGAGTTCGAGCAGGCGCACGACTACAGCCCGATCGAGCACGTCCGGCACCGGCTGAAGTCGATGGAATCGCTGATGCAGAAGGTGATCCGCACCGGCACCGACCTGTCCATCCCGGCGATCCGCGCGTCCATCCACGACATCGCCGGGATCCGGATCACCTGCTCCTTCGTCTCCGACGCCTACTGGGTGCGCGACATGCTCGCCCAGCAGCCGGACCTGGAGGTGGTGGAGACCAAGGACTACATCGCCCACCCCAAGCCGAACGGCTACCGGTCGCTGCACATGATCGTCCGGGTGCCGGTGTTCCTCTCCGACCGGACGGAGCACGTGGACGTGGAGATCCAGCTGCGCACCATCGCGATGGACTTCTGGGCGAGCACCGAGCACAAGCTCTACTACAAGTTCGGCCGCGAGGTGCCCGCCCACCTGATGGCCGAACTCACCGAGACCGCCCGGCTTTCCGCCGAGCTGGACGACCGGATGGCGCGGCTGCGGGCGGAGATCAACGGGCTGGGCACCGACGGTCGGTAG
- a CDS encoding cold-shock protein produces the protein MQQGTVRWFDTERGFGFIAPADESDDLFVHASAIVGQDGMAVLREGQSVEFEVGEGDRGPQARNVRVTGDVAADATLGVLGTVNWYEPAKGYGFLTPQSGEGEVFVHSSAIVGGGVLIDGQPVAFLVVEGEKGPQADHVLPLAADAAVGAGRSAAQHDGADGTVSWFDAGKGFGFITPDSGDQDVFVHARALSGDIAELVEGDRVSYRLSEGERGAQAQGVRLVGGPVRRGGGHDRSARAPQRGGQGVVARFDPERGFGFITPDDGGQDLFVHVSVVRDDEELYAGDRVRYQVRQSDRGPQADRVELI, from the coding sequence GTGCAGCAGGGAACCGTCCGCTGGTTCGACACCGAGCGAGGGTTCGGCTTCATCGCCCCCGCCGACGAGTCGGACGACCTGTTCGTCCACGCCTCCGCGATCGTCGGCCAGGACGGCATGGCGGTGCTCCGTGAGGGCCAGTCGGTGGAGTTCGAGGTCGGCGAGGGCGACCGCGGCCCGCAGGCGCGCAACGTCCGGGTCACCGGTGACGTGGCCGCCGACGCCACGCTCGGCGTGCTCGGCACCGTCAACTGGTACGAGCCGGCCAAGGGCTACGGCTTCCTGACCCCGCAGTCGGGTGAGGGCGAGGTCTTCGTGCACAGCTCGGCCATCGTCGGCGGTGGCGTGCTGATCGACGGCCAGCCGGTGGCGTTCCTGGTCGTCGAGGGCGAGAAGGGTCCGCAGGCGGACCACGTGCTGCCGCTCGCGGCGGATGCGGCGGTGGGTGCCGGTCGGAGTGCGGCACAGCACGACGGCGCCGACGGCACCGTGTCCTGGTTCGACGCGGGCAAGGGCTTCGGCTTCATCACCCCCGACTCCGGGGACCAGGACGTGTTCGTGCACGCCCGTGCCCTCTCCGGCGACATCGCCGAGCTGGTCGAGGGCGACCGGGTGAGCTACCGGCTGTCGGAGGGCGAGCGGGGCGCGCAGGCGCAGGGCGTGCGTCTGGTCGGCGGCCCGGTCCGGCGCGGCGGCGGCCACGACCGCTCGGCCCGCGCTCCGCAGCGCGGTGGCCAGGGCGTCGTCGCGCGCTTCGACCCGGAGCGTGGCTTCGGCTTCATCACCCCGGACGACGGCGGCCAGGACCTGTTCGTGCACGTGTCGGTGGTGCGGGACGACGAGGAGCTCTACGCGGGCGACCGGGTGCGGTACCAGGTGCGGCAGAGCGACCGTGGGCCGCAGGCGGACCGGGTCGAGCTGATCTGA
- a CDS encoding ROK family protein — MGDTPTASTRQPTATDHDPAEFVLDVGGTWTRASRWPPADSASVVTVRTPSRTNQPEATPEHLVEQLIDLIVDLTPDRAPSKVAISLGATLDHRRGVVYGSAPLWGDAQAPVPLVQRLREREPEVEWVVLNDVTAMLAAYRAAHPELAAVKIVVTTISSGIAARCDDPVSGSLPTDPAGLQGEIGHLPAITADLHLPCACGQLDHVAAFASGPGLRAVAAALARVAEARESAAVDLGTAAFERTFAAALEAGDSFAHRVLGEATRPLADVFTYLLTTQPDTARIVLTGGVIDAIGGHYRRAVLRRMRERGVHHTARQHPTWLDSVLVLAQSPAETSPLVGAALLAGEGTGSSS; from the coding sequence GTGGGTGACACGCCGACCGCCAGCACGAGGCAGCCGACGGCGACCGACCACGACCCCGCGGAGTTCGTCCTCGACGTCGGCGGGACCTGGACCCGGGCCTCGCGATGGCCCCCCGCGGACAGCGCCTCGGTCGTCACGGTGCGCACACCCAGCCGCACCAACCAACCCGAAGCGACGCCGGAACACCTGGTGGAGCAACTGATCGATCTGATCGTCGACCTCACCCCTGACCGGGCGCCGTCGAAGGTGGCGATCAGCCTGGGTGCCACCCTGGACCACCGTCGGGGTGTCGTCTACGGCTCGGCGCCGCTCTGGGGAGACGCACAGGCGCCCGTCCCGCTCGTGCAGCGTCTGCGGGAGCGGGAACCCGAGGTGGAGTGGGTGGTGCTGAACGACGTGACGGCGATGCTCGCCGCCTACCGTGCGGCTCACCCCGAACTGGCAGCGGTCAAGATCGTCGTGACCACGATCAGTTCAGGCATCGCCGCGCGGTGCGACGACCCGGTGTCCGGGAGCCTGCCGACCGACCCCGCCGGGCTCCAGGGCGAGATCGGGCACTTGCCGGCGATCACGGCTGACCTGCATCTTCCCTGCGCCTGCGGTCAGCTCGACCACGTCGCCGCCTTCGCCAGCGGGCCGGGGCTCCGGGCTGTCGCCGCTGCCCTGGCGAGGGTCGCCGAGGCCCGCGAGTCGGCGGCCGTCGACCTCGGCACCGCGGCGTTCGAACGCACCTTCGCTGCGGCGTTGGAGGCGGGGGACTCGTTCGCCCATCGTGTGCTCGGGGAGGCGACCCGCCCCCTCGCCGACGTCTTCACCTACCTGTTGACCACGCAGCCGGACACCGCTCGGATCGTGCTCACCGGTGGCGTGATCGACGCGATCGGTGGGCACTACCGGCGGGCCGTCCTGCGTCGGATGCGGGAACGCGGGGTCCACCACACCGCGCGCCAGCATCCGACGTGGCTGGACTCGGTCCTCGTCCTCGCCCAGTCGCCCGCGGAGACCTCTCCGTTGGTCGGTGCCGCGCTGCTCGCCGGCGAGGGGACGGGGAGTTCGTCGTGA